One Paramisgurnus dabryanus chromosome 8, PD_genome_1.1, whole genome shotgun sequence DNA window includes the following coding sequences:
- the LOC135770188 gene encoding sialic acid-binding Ig-like lectin 14 encodes MKGLIYLLFQVLGVFVFADVWKVKVEHEMKALVSSCVVLPCSFQYPGTRQPSARTRGIWHKKDKWDDYIYSEDKTRVLDNFKGRTRLVGRLGDLNCSLEIDEVKGHDNGPFCFRVELETSVEDKYSFVDNCAYINMIEQASQPELNSDQAVQEGHPAIFRCSVRHTCPSHQPTLTWNHDGHNMMTYKDMGHGNWEVESILTFTPTKDDDHSDITCTVSYHGVKDKFAAIRPIFVKVGTEKNIS; translated from the exons ATGAAAGGACTGATATATCTTCTGTTTCAAG ttttggGGGTTTTCGTGTTTGCTGATGTTTGGAAGGTAAAAGTAGAGCATGAAATGAAGGCTTTGGTCTCATCTTGTGTTGTGTTGCCCTGTTCATTCCAATACCCGGGAACAAGACAGCCCTCTGCTCGTACGAGAGGTATTTGgcacaaaaaagacaaatggGATGACTACATCTATTCTGAGGATAAAACAAGAGTCTTAGACAATTTCAAGGGTCGCACCAGACTGGTTGGTCGACTGGGTGATTTAAACTGCTCACTGGAGATCGATGAAGTCAAAGGCCATGACAACGGCCCATTTTGTTTTAGAGTTGAATTAGAGACATCAGTAGAAGACAAATACTCCTTTGTGGACAATTGTGCATACATTAATATGATTG AGCAAGCCTCACAACCGGAGCTGAATTCTGATCAGGCTGTACAGGAGGGTCATCCTGCGATCTTCAGATGCTCTGTCAGGCACACCTGCCCCTCCCACCAGCCCACTCTTACCTGGAACCACGATGGCCATAACATGATGACCTATAAGGATATGGGTCATGGGAACTGGGAAGTTGAGTCTATTCTGACCTTCACACCCACAAAAGACGACGATCACAGTGATATCACGTGTACAGTCAGTTATCATGGTGTCAAGGATAAATTTGCAGCTATCCGTCCCATCTTTGTGAAAG TTGGAACGGAGAAGAACATTTCTTAA